A section of the Sander vitreus isolate 19-12246 chromosome 19, sanVit1, whole genome shotgun sequence genome encodes:
- the b4gat1 gene encoding beta-1,4-glucuronyltransferase 1, with protein sequence MHLSKKCSVFKVVLSALMIVALLQLIYLSFLSKFHGKQQRYRYSELFGGSGGKKNGHPEKNSRKERLRYSLSTGGIFDNSGQYRVYKNLIKSDFTTNQKPGSDPSSNVLALATHTTINNLHHLESLLGRWQNPLSVAIFAHGQDVKFATALVYALSFFCPQIQSLVDFHLVCLSGEMASFPEQDREHFAGLEDCASVFSRLETHRDTYKNYAISGNVSYPNNLLRNVARGGTESSYILVIDIDMMPSADLHQQFLALIMRRESISDEVFVLPAFEIRHARKMPANKAELVQLYQVGEVRPFYEELCPRCQAPTNYSQWVNSHVSGTGTLEVAYTLTWVDPWEPFYIGPHTVPLYDESFKQYGFNRISQACELHVAGYKFSVLSSAFVVHRGFKIQGEFHARKDEENKRNRVLFRSFKEGLKTKYPSSNRRC encoded by the exons CATCTCTCCAAGAAATGTTCCGTCTTCAAAGTGGTGCTGAGTGCTCTGATGATAGTGGCGCTCCTGCAGCTAATATACCTGTCTTTCTTATCCAAGTTTCACGGTAAGCAGCAGCGGTACCGATACTCTGAGCTCTTTGGAGGCTCTGGGGGCAAGAAAAATGGGCACCCGGAGAAAAACTCGCGGAAGGAGCGTCTGAGGTACTCGCTGTCTACTGGTGGGATCTTTGACAACAGTGGTCAGTACCGGGTGTACAAGAACTTGATTAAAAGTGATTTCACCACAAATCAGAAACCAGGGTCCGACCCCAGCTCCAATGTCCTGGCTTtagccacacacacaaccatcaaCAACCTGCATCACCTGGAATCTCTTCTGGGAAGGTGGCAAAACCCTCTCTCTGTGGCCATATTCGCACATGGACAAGATGTCAAGTTTGCCACAGCTCTGGTCTATGCTCTCAGCTTCTTCTGCCCTCAGATTCAATCTCTGGTGGACTTCCATTTGGTCTGCCTCTCTGGGGAGATGGCCAGTTTCCCTGAGCAGGACCGTGAGCATTTTGCAGGGCTTGAGGACTGTGCCTCTGTGTTCTCCAGACTGGAGACCCACAGGGATACATACAAGAACTATGCCATCAGTGGAAACGTCTCCTACCCCAACAATCTTCTTCGTAACGTTGCCCGGGGTGGCACAGAGTCCTCCTACATCCTGGTCATTGACATCGACATGATGCCGAGCGCTGACCTGCACCAGCAGTTCTTGGCCCTCATCATGAGGCGTGAGTCAATTAGTGATGAGGTATTTGTGTTGCCTGCCTTTGAGATCCGCCACGCCCGGAAGATGCCTGCCAACAAGGCAGAGTTGGTTCAACTCTACCAGGTCGGTGAGGTCCGTCCTTTTTATGAAGAGCTGTGCCCTCGTTGTCAAGCCCCCACAAACTACTCACAGTGGGTTAACAGCCACGTTAGTGGGACGGGAACCCTAGAGGTTGCCTACACACTCACCTGGGTGGACCCCTGGGAGCCTTTCTACATCGGGCCCCACACTGTGCCCCTCTATGATGAGAGCTTCAAGCAATATGGCTTCAATCGTATCAGCCAG GCCTGCGAGCTTCACGTGGCCGGATACAAGTTCTCGGTGCTGAGCTCAGCCTTCGTGGTACACCGGGGCTTCAAGATCCAGGGGGAGTTCCACGCCAGGAAGGACGAGGAGAATAAACGCAACCGGGTTCTGTTTCGCAGCTTCAAAGAGGGCCTGAAAACCAAATACCCATCCTCCAATCGACGGTGCTGA